Part of the Phoenix dactylifera cultivar Barhee BC4 unplaced genomic scaffold, palm_55x_up_171113_PBpolish2nd_filt_p 000153F, whole genome shotgun sequence genome is shown below.
aactaactaccacaagtacttgactggacccagaaacctttcgtcgctggattagaaatccaggtagtccgacaccaaagtacagtgagttgcttgcaagccaccggttgcaatctcaggtctaaaggatacatatacccatatccactcagaaCAACTCTTGAaaagagagagtccgtcaattggtcacgttcagtgaacgtacactaccattcacttgtataccatactagtatctctatactctttggtttggaagacaaccaacaaatatgatacacaatgacctacgcccgataatactatcgtcctattaatagtatatcatacggtcatgaacatttaaggacctgtgtgacaaaatcatatttcattacacaaagcagtcctaaggacttcatcacatcggagtttgtgaagatgttctggtgatgaataaatactatgttatttataattgattcaaatacatttacaatcaactaTTGATTGGATTTGGGACATAATTTCCAACACTACCCCGTCATCGTCGTCGCGCGCGGCAAGGGTCCGCGTGGGCACTACCCTGTCGTTGAAGGCCTCGGAGGTCAGCGTAGGTACTACCCCATCATTGAAGGCCTCGAgggtccgcgtaggtactacCCCATCGTTGAAGGCCTCGAAggtccgcgtaggtactacCCCATCCTTGAAGGCCTCGGAggtccgcgtaggtactacCCCATTGTTGAAGGCCTCGGGGGTCTGcataggtactaccccgttgttgaatgtctttccgaggtcgagggagcttgggctcactgtcgactcagcggggcatcccgatcttggTCGGGGTCTTTAAGGGAGATCGAGACCGAGCTCGATGTCGACGTGGCAAGGCATTCCAGACTTGGCtggggcatccgagcttggtcgggcattCGAGCTTGGTTGGGCATCTGAGTTTGGTCGGGTTTTCTGAAGTTCACAAGCATCCCAATATTAGGAAGAGCATGGAATAATTAAGGGAGAGCTGTAAACAAATTATCATAAGAAGGGGACAAGAGTTGTGTTTCCAATCGTTGAGGACCCCTGGGGGCTTTACTGGTAGTACATCCGAAGATTTTCGGAATTCCAGCTTCGTAGAATGAGGGTCCCTTCGAGAGACTCCAACTTGTATGCTCTGGGCCGCTGGACTCGCGCGATCCGGTAGGGTCCTTCCTAGTTCAAGGCAAGCTTCCCCTGCTCGGTAGGCTGAGAAACATCAgttctcctgaggacgagatcCCCCACTTTGAAAAACTTGGCCTTTACTCTGAAATTGTAGTATTGTGCCGTCTTctgttggtacctcgccatgcaGACTCGGGCGGCTTCCCTTGCTTCTTCAACGAGGTCCAAATTGTTTCTGAGCTAAAAGGAGTTGGAGTTTGCATCGTAGTGCTCTACCCTTGATGAGGAGAGTCCGATTTTCAAGGGAATGACAGTTTCTGTTCCATACGCTAGattgaagggggtctcgccgATGGGAAGTACGAACGTGGTCCTATAAGCTCAGAGAATattatataggtcttcgacccattgcccCTTGGATCGGTCGAGTCTAGCCTTGAGCCCTTGCAGAATGGTGCGATTCGTCACCTCAGTTTCTCTATTTATCTgtggatgggcgaccgaggtgaaacggtggttgatgccgagctcggagcagaattttCTGAAACGGGCGATGTCAAACTGACGgccgttgtcagatataaggatgcgggggagtcTAAATCTACAAATTATTGACTTACAGataaaatcccgcatcttctgctcgaaAATTCGGGCCACCGGTtcggcttcgacccatttggtgaagtaatcGATAGAGACAACCAGAAattttctctgtccggtggccaggagGAATGGTCCTAGGATGtcaatcccccattgggcaaatggcCAGGGGGCAACGATCGAGGTCAGCGGAGCCGAAGGTCAGCGTTGAATGTTGGCATTCCGCTGACACCGATCGCACCTTCGGACGAAGTCCGTTGCATCCTTCTGaagtgtgggccagtagtatccctgGCGCAGGATTTTGTGGGCTAGTAGTATCCCTGGCGCAGGATTTTGTGGGCTAGTGCTCGGCCCTCCCAAATGGTTCCCACAGATCCCTTCATGAATCTCTCGCATAGCATAGTCTGCCTCTGAcaggcggaggcatctgaggaggggagaggtgaacgacctgcggtagagcttgccttcatatagcatgtatcGGGAGGCTTGACGCTTGATTCGGCGGACCTCGAGCTCATCATCAGGGAGGATTTCATTCTGCAGATAGTTGATgagttcgtccatccagctcggctcggcctcgATCCAAAGGGTTGGCTCGGGCTCCTCGGTACTGGGCGTTTGGAGGTATTCGAGTACCGTCGTCTTTGGGAGCTCGCTCATGCAGAAAGTCGCCAGCTTCGACAATTGGTCTGCCCTTAGGTTCTCTGTTCTGGAAATATGCTGGATGTTGAAGGAGCCCAAGGTGGACGTGAGGTCCCGCACCTTTTGAAGATATCTCTGCATCGATGGCTCTCTGGCTTCAAAGTCTCCCACAATCtggctcacgaccagttggGAGTCATTGAAGACCTTTAGGTCCTCCACTTTCAGCTCCTTTGCTAGTTTGAGCCCGGCAATGAGCGCCTCGTATTCTGCCACATTGTTCGAGGTGGGAAACTCGAAGCGTAGAGCCTGCTCTGCAACTACCCCATCCGGGCTAGTGAGAATGaggcctgctccgctacccctcGAGAtcgaggagccgtccacatGTAGAGCCCACGGTTGCCTCGGAGTCTCCTCTGCTGGTGTGCATGCGAGCTCGGGATCATCCGGTAAGGTGCACTCCACAATAAAGTCAGCGAGCGCCTGGGCTTTGATCACTGGCCTCGGACGGTATTTGAGGTCGAACTCCTCAAGCTCGACAGCCCACTTCGCGATCCTCCCAGCGCGATCCGACCGTTGCagaatttgcttcataggctggtcggtcaatatggccacagtgtgggcctgaaatagggccggagcctccgagccgagatgactaGAGCAAAGATTGTTTTCTCTAATttggaatatcgggtctcagcatccctcaggATCCGGCTGGCATAATATACTAGTCTTTGAAGCTTATTCTCTTCTCGGACCAGGATCGAGCTTACCGCAACCGGTGAGACGGCCAGGTACAaatagaggagctcaccctgctgGGGCTTCGTGAGTAATGGAGGGGAAGCAAGAAGACGCCTAAGCTCTTCAAAAGCTTACTGACATTCTTCCAACCATAAGAATTTCTTCGGTCGCTTGAGGATTGTGAAGAATGAGAGGCACCGCTCGGCCGACCTGGAAACAAATCTTTCCAGAGCTGCGACCCGCCTagtgagccgctgtacctccttaACCATCTTTGGTGACACCATCTCTTGCAGCGCTCGGATCTTCTAGGGATTTGCTTCCATTCCACGCTGGGTGACTACGAAGCCAAGGAATTTGCctgaggtgactccgaatgcgcACTTGgcagggttgagcttcattcgaTACTTCCTGAGTGTGTGGAAAATGTCTCATTAAGGCCGGCCACATGGTCCTCTGCTgtccggctcttcaccagcatgttgTCCACTTAGAattccatgtttcggcctatttgattTTTGAAGATCTGGCTGACCAACCTATGGTATGTTGCTCCGGCATTTTTCAACCCGaaaggcatcactttgtagcaataAATACCTTTGGTCGATGCTGGAAAGTgaaaagctgtcctttgggcaggctttgttcaggtcggtatagtccacgcacatacgccacttcccgttagctttctttacgaggaccacgttggcgagctAATCCggataggagacctcccggatgaagccggcctcgagAAGTTTGTCCACTTCCTCGGCCGCTGCCCGCTGTCGTTCTGGGGCGGAGCCCCGTTTCTTCTGCCACACAGGTTTGTAGGTCGGTTTCACTtggagtcggtgaaccatgacctcgGGATCTATTTTCGGCATGTCGGCGGGcaaccaggcgaagacgtccataTTGGTTCACAGGAACTCGATCAGGTGGTCTCTTTCGCAGGCGCTCAGGCCGGAgccaacctgcacggttagctctggGCAGTTATCTTTTAATGGAATTTGggtaagaagctcaccaggctctatcCATTCCTTCTAGAGGTCGTCCCGCATCTCCAAGGTTTCGATGGGTAGTGTCTGATCTGACGTTTTGGTTGATGCCTCGGCCTGTTGCTCCCCTTGGCTTTGTGCTTTGGCCGGTTGCTTTGCTTTATGAGTCGCCATATAGCATTAGCTATTGACTGGTCCCCACGAACTTCGCCTACTCCTCGGTCGGTGGAgaaccgcatgagcaggtgATAGGTCGAGATCATAgctcggagggcatttagccctggtcgTCCGAGAATGGCATTGTAGGCCGAAGGTAGGCGGACAACAAGAAATCCATCCTCACAGTACTTTCTCGGGGAGCGAGCCCGACTGTGATAAGGAGGCCGACCTCGCTTTCAACCGAGACCAAATCCCTGGTAAATCCGACCAGTGGAGCAATCATTCTCCGAAGCTGGCTTTCTGTCATCTCCATTTTTTGATAGGCATCGTAGTACAAAATatttgccgagcttccattatcgacTAAGacgcgctttacatcaaacttatttacaataatggagatgaccacagcgtcatcatgaggaGTCTCAACTCCTTCCAAATCCTCATCGAGAATGAGATGGCTTCGAAGGCGCGCGGGCGCTTCAGAGGAATCCTTCCCTCGATTGGTTCTTCAACTGAGCTTCCTCCTccaatggtgttgatggtgccggcgataggcctgttgtcaTTTGGATTTCCGGGCAGTGCAGCATTTTCcactggcctcctttcctcacacCAGTTCCGCACAAACTGGTTGAGTACCCCGCGGCAGATAAGCGCCTCGATGTcatcccggagctggaagcaatccTCCATGTCGTGGCCATAgtcccggtggaagcggcaatactttctAGGATTGCGCCGAGCTACTGTATCTCGCATCGGGGGCGGAGGTCGGAAGTAGTCTCGGCCTTCTATCTCCATTAGGATTTTCGCCTGGGGAACATTGAGGAGagtgtagttctcgtacttcCCTGAGGGCATTCGTGGCCGCAGCGGAGATCTCGGTCGAGGCGGAGACTTTGGTCGAAGCTGTCCCTGCTGTCGGGGTGGACTCCTTAGCCGAGGCAGGTTCTTGTCTCGGCGGGGAGACGGGCTTTTCggacggccgcgctcctcgcggcgtcttttctgcttctttgaggCCTGCTCGGTCGCGCCCCGCCTGGAAGCGATAGCCTCTTCGGCCTTCGCATACTTTCGAGCTCGGACAACATCTCGGTGAAGTTGgcggggaagctcttctcaataaagaaaaagaacctGTAGAATCGAGCCCTAGTCTTaagtgccgacatggctatcgactggtcgagctcgcgaacctcccaagTTGCAGGGGTAAAACGGTCGAGGTAGTCTTTGAgagactctccctccttttgcttgatgtcaaggagggagtccgacgtccgcCGCTGACGTCGGCTGGCGGCGAAGTTGGTGGTGAACtacctgccgagctgctcaaaagaggatacTGTGCTCGGCTTCAGTCCAAAAAACCAGAGCCGAGCCGTTCTTTGAAGAGTCGCTGagaaagccttgcagagcacagcctccgaggatccttgcAATGCCATGAGGGCTCGGTAACTCTCCAAATGGTCGAGGAGGTCGGTAGTtccattgtagggctccacttggggcattttgaaccttggtgggaccggctcatcctcgatctggcgaaAAAAAGGAGGACTTAGTGGTAAACTCAAAGTCACCCTCATGCCTTGCCTTCTTGCTATGGAGTGCCTCAATCTGGTGCTCGAGCTTCTTGACCTTCCTGTCGAGTTCCCCATCCTGGGGGATCGCCACGGTAGACTGCTTTGGTGCGAGTTGCCTCGGGGCTGACTCAGCTTCCGATAGCTGCGGCCCATTGCCTAGGCCCCTCCCTGGAGACACTCGGGTTGAACCTTGGCAGCAGCATCGTTCCTCGTTGTTGGCCCTCGAGGAGCCATGGAGGTTTTGGCCTTGGGGTGCCAATCTGTCTGGGGGGAGTACTGACTGGACCTGTGACTTGCGGAGGCAGCAAGGGCTCCACAGGTTGCAGGCCTTGGACTGCCGTGGCCAAGGCTTGAACTTGTTGCACCAGAatgttgaactgttccggctggacttgGGGGACTGGGTCCGCCGGAGGTCTTGGCGGTGAGTTCTGGACGGAGTATCCAGGGCTTggtgggggacgccgggaggcattggaggctcctttgcttctcaacttcatggccacaactcgggcccttcctctagcgccaactgttgctggaaattggacccgggggcgaccagtggctgagaaggaggagctctggCGTGAgatggcgggtggcggtccgtcggcgagcggcgtcctccgaggaacctgcaaaaagccggtagccggggtttccggcgccggccctccgatgcttaagtcagagggggcaagtgtatTGAGGGAGAGAAAATATATTCCAGAGTTTTAGAGTCCATCCCCTTCTAAGATGGAggggttccccttttatagaggggtacatgattacctgtgatgtaacggggTGATCGGGTTACCGTCATAATTGAGCATGTCGTAtgaattaatgcacgatcgtgtgaattaatgcattgcCGTAGGAGATCAGGCCGGAGCCAATGAGTCGTCGTGGCTGATCGGACGTAGCCGAGCGGGTCAGCTGTttgccgtggagggcttgagatccgtagatagcacgcgcattgattgttgagtgagccggagattagtagaggccatgcgcattaattgttgacaacAGTAGCAGGGCGTGGTCCTTGGTCGAGCTGTAGAAGGATGTGATCGCTGCAGGTGGATAGCGAGGTCggacttccgaggtcgaggatgCTGAGGTCGGGTGCCCAGGTCGGACGTCTCGGAGTCGAGCGCCTGGCCAGGCGCCAGGTCGAGAGCCCTGAGGTCGGGCTTCCAATTGGGCATTTTGAAGTCGGACGCCTCCAAGTCGGGCCCCAGGTCGGACGCCTCCAGGTCGGACGCCCTCAAGTCGGGCGCTTTCGTCACGTGCCGGCGATGCGTTCATGCgtttttggggcaatctgcttttcccccaacaaatactatgatctgaaagctatgttttggtttacctagATGATTAATTTGCTTGATGTGTATCATCTGGCCATGTAGTATGTACtattaaaaattatgttccagaaataagaaagaaagaggatgcCATTTATGCGagattttctccttttttttgatttttttaatcataGGACCCACAACTCTATTAGTCAGTCGGAGGAGTGTCTGAtttttggttttgttttttttcaaatggatacttgaaaaacatgatAGAATAGGAAACCGCTCCATACTTGCTTCTTTGGTGCCCGCCCCACTAAATTGTGTTCAGAGAAAAGAGGCGAAAAGAGGACTTCCATAGATCAGCCAGACTTCAATTGTTAGATAAATGTGCAGCACGGAACAAGCACAGACCTCCAGCAAATCTTAGTTTCGAATTATATTAACCAATTGACCTCAAAATATTAAattgataaagaaaaaaaaaaacagtataTATTAGACTTAATAGTAAGCAAAATTTAGTTTAAAGCAACAATGGAATAGGCTATTATATATTAGCTTCTTTATTCCAGCAACTTTGACTCCGTGCTGGACTAACGAGCACGGAttgaaaaatatgatgcatgTAGCTAGAGTCCAGCACGGAttgaaaaatatgatgcatgtagcttgaaaaatatggacaaCGGATTGTAGTGGAAAACATAGATACATGCAGCTAGGGAAGTAGGCAATGTTGCATGCTTGGAAATCATGGAGATGCTGAGAATGAAATGCACCTCATGAACATGAACTCTCGATCTTATATATTAATATGGACGATCTCTTCTTGCAGAACTGGTTTATTTGCAGCACTATATATTAATATAGTGATTATACCCAgtacaatgaaaaaaaaaaaggaaaaaaaaaactatgtatcaatttGTTTAGAGGTATATATTGAGTTGTTAGATAACTAATTTGCTAAGTATGTATCACTTGGCCAAGTAGTGTGTATTTGGTGAATACTATATTCTGAAAACTGTATTTTAGTTTACTAGAGGTGTGTGTTAGCTTGCTAGATAACTAATTTGCTTAGTGTGTATCATCTGGCCATGTAATATACAtcaataaaaactatattttggaaacaagaaagaaagaggatgcCGTTTATGTGagatttcctttctttttctgatttttttaacCAAAGGACTGACAAACTTTGTTTGTATAGGAGGAGTCCCTAATTTTTGGGTTTCTTGTTTAAAATAGACATTAGGAAAAACATGGTAGAACAGAAAACCTACTCCATACTTTCTTCTTTTGATGCCCGCCCCATTAAATTGTGTTCAACGGAAAGAGGCGAAAAGAGAGTAGGTGACTACATCAGTCAGACTTCTAGCAAATCTGAGTTTCGAATTATATTAACCAATTGacctcaaaagattaaattaataaagaaaaagatcaaCAATATACATTAGACTTAATAGTAAGCAAAATTTAGTTTAAAGCAACAATGCAATAGGCTATTATATATTAGCTTCTGTATTCCAGCAACTTTGACTCCATGCTGGACTCTAGATCCCCCCTctcctgcatttttttttttgttatctaGACTAGAGTATGGCGCCACATGTGAGGCATGTAGCTTGAGAAGTATGGACAATGGATTGTAGTGGAAAACATAGATACATGTAGCTAGGGAAGTAGGCAATGTTGTATGCTTGGGAATCATGGAGATGCTGACACTGAACTCTCGATCTTATATATTAATATGGACGATCTCTTCTTGCAGCACTAGTTTGTTTGAATCGCCCCGGTCGAATTCTAACATTTACTCAGATAGCCAAGGTACAAAGAAAACAAATGAATAAGGATTAAATGGAACTACATCTATCAACTCTCTATCTACGACACCAGAACACTCCATCAAACACAAACAATTGTTAGCTCAATTGGTTAGCACTTCTCCTTTACCTACTTATCCTTGAGGAGGTCTACGTCAAAATCCTGGATATTACTCAAAAAACAATGATCTATCAGATGGTCCCACTTTTAAATAAAACATCAGAATTACATGGACCAAACACATTGATTATACCTagtaaaatgaagaaaaaagagaaaaaaatctttttatgGGTTTACATCAGCTAGAGGTGTTGAGGGCGGCCCTATGACCTGTTTGGGATCCTTGTTTAGACCAGCCCTAACCATGGGCTTCACCTTTTCACTAGTCTTCACAATGACCAAAAACAAGACCCTATATAGAATAACCATACCAAACAAGATGGCAAGATCAACCCACTTAGAGTGTCCCACCTCCATCTGCCAAAAATCCCTCAGAATTTCCTCCCCAGTAATAGTGGCTGCACCCCCAGCTTGGATGTTGGGAAAGGAAAGTCCAATGAACTCATTCTTGTAGTAAGCTTGGTTGGCATACTTATGGAAGGCTATGTGGTACATTGGGTATCGCCACACTGGCTTCGGAAGATCATTCGGCAATCGGAAAAAGCCGGCCGATAGTATCATCGTTGCTTGAATTCCGGCACCGGTGATGATGCCCATGAGGTAATTGGGCACAATGCTAGCGACGATCATCATCATGCCCTCAACAAGCAACATCGATGCATACAACACCATAGCAAAGAAAATGAAGTGATCAACTCCGCTTTGGAGGCCAATAAGGTAGTAGGCCATGGCTGCTGGGATTATAGAGACAAGAGCTAAATATGGTGCGGAAGAAAGCATGTTACTGATCATGAATGCAGTGACACCATAATGCCCATTTAGTCTCTCTCTTTGAAAGATCTTTGGATCAAAAAAAAGTTGACAGTTAGTGACAACTTCATAACACATTTATGAAATAATCTATGAACAATTAAGAAATTATTTTACAACTATGAACTGCTTTGATTACCAGTGACTAGAGTTTTCATGTAGCTGAAATTACATGTCATAGTAATTGCATTTATGGCAGCTGTTTTATGTGATTACTTGGTTGTATGTAATGTTTGGCTGGCCATTACTCGCAAAAACAACACCTTTATGATTAACCCAAAAATTGTCGTTGTAGCCTCCATCTTGCAAAACTTGTCCAATGGCCAATTTCTATAGGACAAATTACTGTAATTAAGTAGGTTTTGGTAAATCCAATTACAAAATATTTGTCAAGCTACAAACCAAACACATGAAGTTGCTCGCTTAGAACAACCAACGTGATGGCTTGCCAAATTACATATATCCAGAACAGGTCTACATGAAAGAGTTTTATTGAAATTGATATGTAAAATACCGATCGAGTGGAACTTGTAGAATTGAAGCTGGCATTCTAAGTGCCATGTTGGTGTTTTAGTTTGAATGCATACTTGTATCAATCTGCGAAACATGCTGAGCGGCGAGAGCAGAAGCAATATTACAGGACCTTATATTACCATGCATAGTTTGAATTCATGGATAAATAGGACTTctgaaatttttaaataatgaaCATTAAGAATGCCACTAACCTTCATCTCTTCTGTAAAGGAAGGAAAACCACCAATTGCCATAAAAGTTAGGAATGATAATACGAACAGAAGCACCGAACCCCAAGCCTGGGAAGTTTAAATCTACACATCAGTTCCTTGGTTACACTTTTTTCCAATAAAGATCACTGAACTATCAACAAATACCATGTTGTTCTAAATTCAATATTGAAATATATCTGGTTCAAGGTTGAGTATTAAATCGACCTTTCTGGCTTTATTTTCTGCGCCTAAAGTTGAATTACGACACATTCATCAATTACCATTGCCTTCTTCTATGCCATTTGGATTTTTTACATGTCTATGGCTGTATGGGCTTATATGATGAATAAACCGGATTTCTCTTATATAACTGCGGATCTCTAGTATTACCATAGGCACCTCTTAGGCTCAAATTGTCTTTGGCCTTAACTCGGACCAAGTGATGGCAGGTTGGGAGCCAGTCATAAAACATGGTCGTTACTTGAAGGTCTACAGTTTGACCATTTAGCTACTCCATAAAATTGAAATTAGGGTAGCCTGTTAAGGCTCTTGAAAAAAATATCCTAGAAAACAAAGGTTGTAACAAGTATCCTTCAGAGTTAGGCATTTCACCTGAATTGATCCATAGCTATGTCCAATGTCATAAAACATGGTGCCAATGCATAGACACAATATAGCATAAATTACGAGTCGCAGCCAGTAGTATCCTAGATCTCTGTACATgtttttaaatgattttttgGTGAGGACAATGCACTGAGTAGTGAAACTAGCTTGACTTCCCTTCTTCACGGCATCTCCTTCCTGCAAAAGGAAACCTCTTTGTGATAATTGATATTGTGATTAAAACTTTGCATTCTCTTCTGCAGCAGTCATGCTATGGATAATACAATCATGGTCAAGGAAGATTCATGTAATTGACATACCAATCTGCGCATCTCAGCTACTCGCCTCTCAACGTCTTGGTGGATATTGGatagcttgtatgatcctacgAGGATATCAATGGTTTCAGCAGTGGTTTTTGATTGGCTACTACAGCCTTTTACCATCTCCTAATTGGGAGAGGAAAAAAATCGTAAGCACTTTTCTTTTGTATATTCCAGTTTGTTCAAGAACTAGATACAGAAGTGCACAAGGAACTGTCTAACCTCATCAAAGTCTTTGTTGATAGTTCTGAGGAAGTGATCAGAGGGGTTTCTCATGGATGGGCATGGAAAGCCATTTTGAGAAAAAAACTGCAAGAGAAAATAGAATACTGAATCATTAGAAGTCAAAGGATTGATTGCACTACCAACATTTTCTAACCTTTATTCGTTCAATGTCATATCTTTAGGAGAATGTAAGTTTTCAATTAGactaaatttttcaaaagcaagttttcaattttttaagtaCATAAAGAAGATGCCAGAACTCCTCATTTAGGGTGCATATGAAATAGATTCAGCAGATATGCGACAATGTtgtggaagaaaaggaaaactcAAATTGGCTATttgatcattaatgacataaatTTTTCCTGAACTTGAAATTAATTGCAACTG
Proteins encoded:
- the LOC120104969 gene encoding ABC transporter G family member 1-like, translating into MSSLEVKVEMEEVCWNAMAGGGDRPVKHEVQSGGEEEGLYLTWEDLWVTGSNGKGSSRVILAGLTGYTRLGELLAIMGPSGCGKSTLLNAFAGRLDSGTKQSGQVLVNGWHQTLAFGTSAYVTQDDILMTTLTVREAVYYSAQLQLPDSMSKSEKKERAETTIREMGLQEAMDTRIGGQASKGISGGQKRRVSICIEILTRPKLLFLDEPTSGLDSAASYHVVNRIVDLSRHHGRTIIASIHQPSSEVFELFDNLCLLSSGKTVYFGPASLTNEFFSQNGFPCPSMRNPSDHFLRTINKDFDEEMVKGCSSQSKTTAETIDILVGSYKLSNIHQDVERRVAEMRRLEGDAVKKGSQASFTTQCIVLTKKSFKNMYRDLGYYWLRLVIYAILCLCIGTMFYDIGHSYGSIQAWGSVLLFVLSFLTFMAIGGFPSFTEEMKIFQRERLNGHYGVTAFMISNMLSSAPYLALVSIIPAAMAYYLIGLQSGVDHFIFFAMVLYASMLLVEGMMMIVASIVPNYLMGIITGAGIQATMILSAGFFRLPNDLPKPVWRYPMYHIAFHKYANQAYYKNEFIGLSFPNIQAGGAATITGEEILRDFWQMEVGHSKWVDLAILFGMVILYRVLFLVIVKTSEKVKPMVRAGLNKDPKQVIGPPSTPLADVNP